One Erysipelothrix amsterdamensis DNA window includes the following coding sequences:
- a CDS encoding HD domain-containing protein, with the protein MNISIKFKPTSEHKVLRDPVHGYIHVHHQVIWDLINAPEFQRLRRIHQLGGTNQVYHGAEHSRFSHSVGVYEVVRLMIDNVNGLADTLSDLEHVALLCAGLLHDVGHGPFSHAFESVTSVNHETFTDRIILEDTNVHKILSEAHPELPQMVADIIAHRHSRKLLTQIISSQLDADRMDYLLRDSYFTGVSYGEFDLSRILRTLIVIDDKLVVKESGIHAVEDYIMARYQMYWQVYLHPTSRSFEMILFAIFERMKDLVHEGKELGDELSFFKPFVSGGNISTQEHFELDESTCYAGFMSLTKSKDPILKDLALRLLNRKLFKYEDLESSYQVDSIKERVQNAGFDNRYYVISDQQSQILYSPYVENGEEGLWVALKNGTLVELTSASSIVRGFATGEKKQDEKIFYPEEV; encoded by the coding sequence ATGAATATATCAATAAAATTTAAGCCGACTTCCGAGCACAAGGTCTTACGAGATCCTGTGCACGGATACATTCATGTACATCATCAAGTTATTTGGGATCTGATTAACGCACCAGAGTTCCAAAGACTTAGACGCATCCATCAATTAGGTGGGACAAATCAAGTTTATCATGGCGCAGAGCACTCTCGTTTTTCTCATTCTGTCGGGGTTTATGAAGTGGTTCGTTTAATGATTGATAATGTAAATGGTCTAGCAGATACACTTTCTGATTTGGAACACGTTGCATTATTGTGTGCAGGATTGCTTCATGATGTGGGACATGGCCCTTTTTCACATGCTTTTGAGTCCGTGACATCGGTAAATCATGAAACGTTTACGGATCGAATTATTTTAGAGGATACGAACGTGCATAAGATTCTTAGCGAGGCTCATCCCGAGTTACCTCAAATGGTTGCGGATATTATTGCGCATCGCCATTCACGTAAACTCTTAACTCAAATTATCTCGAGTCAATTGGATGCAGACCGTATGGATTATCTTTTGCGGGACTCTTATTTTACGGGTGTAAGTTACGGTGAATTTGATTTATCACGAATCTTAAGAACACTTATTGTTATCGATGATAAGCTTGTTGTGAAAGAAAGCGGAATTCATGCCGTAGAGGACTATATTATGGCCCGCTATCAAATGTATTGGCAGGTTTACTTACATCCAACATCACGAAGCTTTGAAATGATTCTCTTCGCGATTTTTGAACGCATGAAGGATTTAGTTCATGAGGGAAAAGAACTGGGCGATGAATTATCGTTTTTTAAGCCTTTTGTTTCGGGTGGTAACATTAGTACACAAGAGCATTTTGAATTAGATGAATCAACCTGTTATGCTGGATTTATGTCACTTACAAAATCAAAGGATCCGATCTTAAAAGACTTGGCGTTACGTCTTTTAAATCGAAAACTCTTTAAATACGAAGATCTTGAATCTTCATATCAAGTAGATTCAATTAAAGAACGAGTTCAAAATGCAGGCTTTGACAATCGTTACTATGTTATTAGTGATCAACAGTCTCAGATTCTTTACTCTCCTTATGTGGAAAACGGTGAAGAAGGATTATGGGTTGCACTTAAAAACGGTACGCTTGTAGAATTAACCAGCGCATCCTCAATCGTTCGTGGATTCGCAACGGGTGAAAAGAAACAGGACGAAAAGATTTTCTACCCTGAGGAGGTATAA
- the fba gene encoding class II fructose-1,6-bisphosphate aldolase yields the protein MALVSAKGILEAARDGHYAVPAININNLEWTKAALLQAEEMKSPILLAVSEGAGKYMTGYKTIVGMVNGMLEELNITVPVALHLDHGSFEGAKECIEAGFTSVMYDGSHLPFEENLAQTKAIVELAHSKGVSVEAEVGSIGGEEDGIIGTGELADPAECKIIADTGIDFLAAGIGNIHGKYPENWAGLSFETLEAIKAATGSIPLVLHGGSGIPEDQIKKAIELGVSKINVNTECQLVFAEATRKYIESGKDLEGKGFDPRKLLAPGTDAIRATVKEKIEMMGSANQA from the coding sequence ATGGCATTAGTATCAGCTAAAGGCATTTTGGAAGCAGCACGTGACGGACACTACGCTGTACCAGCAATTAACATTAATAACTTAGAGTGGACAAAAGCAGCTCTTCTTCAAGCAGAAGAAATGAAGTCACCTATCTTATTAGCAGTATCAGAAGGTGCTGGTAAATATATGACAGGTTACAAAACAATCGTTGGTATGGTAAACGGTATGTTAGAAGAACTAAATATTACAGTTCCAGTAGCATTACACTTAGACCACGGTAGTTTTGAAGGCGCTAAAGAATGTATCGAAGCAGGATTCACATCAGTAATGTATGATGGATCACACTTACCATTCGAAGAAAACTTAGCACAAACAAAAGCAATCGTTGAATTAGCTCATTCAAAAGGTGTTTCAGTTGAAGCTGAAGTAGGTTCAATTGGTGGAGAAGAAGACGGAATCATCGGTACAGGTGAACTTGCAGATCCAGCAGAATGTAAAATAATCGCTGACACAGGAATTGATTTCCTAGCAGCTGGTATTGGTAACATTCACGGTAAATACCCAGAAAACTGGGCAGGTTTAAGCTTTGAAACTTTAGAAGCAATTAAAGCTGCTACAGGAAGCATTCCTTTAGTATTACACGGTGGATCAGGCATTCCTGAAGACCAAATCAAAAAAGCTATTGAATTAGGTGTTTCAAAAATTAACGTGAACACAGAATGTCAATTAGTATTTGCTGAAGCAACACGTAAATACATCGAATCAGGAAAAGATTTAGAAGGTAAAGGATTTGACCCTCGTAAACTTTTAGCTCCTGGTACAGATGCAATCCGTGCTACAGTTAAAGAAAAAATTGAAATGATGGGTTCAGCTAACCAAGCTTAA
- a CDS encoding DUF1934 family protein, with the protein MKYVRGISIKTKVTIKQKSRDESFHRTDNQADLINYGLYQRIMYDEEDAYVILDFTNDEVSFKRQGEWLTQGVFCKGEQTELLVSSAQGILVFEVEVETLEVRSGLLYMRYHLKQAGSHIDTLEFECRWEPEV; encoded by the coding sequence GTGAAATACGTAAGGGGGATCTCCATCAAAACTAAAGTCACTATTAAGCAAAAATCTCGTGATGAATCATTTCATCGAACGGATAACCAAGCTGATCTTATAAACTATGGATTGTATCAACGCATAATGTATGACGAGGAAGACGCATATGTTATTCTTGATTTCACCAATGACGAGGTGTCATTTAAGCGGCAAGGTGAATGGTTAACACAAGGAGTTTTCTGTAAAGGCGAACAAACAGAGTTGCTCGTCTCAAGCGCACAGGGAATTTTAGTGTTCGAGGTTGAAGTAGAAACATTAGAAGTTAGAAGTGGTCTTCTTTATATGAGGTATCATTTGAAGCAAGCTGGGTCACATATTGATACGCTTGAATTCGAATGTAGGTGGGAACCGGAGGTATAA
- a CDS encoding ABC transporter permease — protein sequence MSSAILPELIKAIFTHIKFVVVAVTLGSIIAIVLASILSRFKKISKYVMPIIGLFQTIPGIVFIGVLFVYTGMRPKTIYIALTAYAIFPVLKNTYAGILEVDASYVEAARGIGMTQWQSLLKVELPMAVPSIFAGIRMSTVYTVSWAVLAAMIGQGGLGVFIYRGIDTNVQETILIGAIPSAILAILMGYFVDYLQTKFMPKGLTTGGAQHDR from the coding sequence ATGAGTAGTGCTATCCTTCCAGAACTTATTAAAGCGATTTTCACGCATATTAAATTTGTGGTAGTTGCGGTAACACTTGGATCAATCATTGCGATCGTCTTAGCGTCCATATTATCCCGTTTTAAAAAGATTTCTAAGTATGTAATGCCTATTATTGGTTTATTTCAAACCATACCGGGGATTGTTTTTATTGGAGTGCTTTTTGTTTATACGGGTATGCGTCCTAAGACAATTTATATTGCTCTTACTGCGTATGCAATTTTCCCCGTCTTAAAAAACACCTATGCTGGAATTTTAGAAGTGGATGCCAGTTATGTAGAAGCGGCACGTGGTATTGGAATGACCCAGTGGCAATCACTTCTAAAAGTAGAATTACCGATGGCAGTACCTTCTATATTTGCGGGAATTCGCATGTCGACTGTATATACCGTAAGTTGGGCTGTACTTGCTGCTATGATTGGTCAAGGTGGCTTGGGCGTCTTTATTTATCGTGGAATTGATACCAATGTTCAAGAAACAATTCTTATCGGAGCGATTCCATCCGCCATCCTTGCGATTTTAATGGGATACTTTGTGGATTATCTCCAAACAAAGTTTATGCCAAAAGGACTAACAACAGGAGGTGCGCAACATGACCGTTAA
- a CDS encoding betaine/proline/choline family ABC transporter ATP-binding protein, which translates to MIEYRNVKKVYNDKVVIENLNLTIKQGEFVCLIGPSGCGKTTTLKMLNRIIKHDGGEIYINGQKIDEMNVIDLRRNIGYVIQQIGLFPNMTLADNIAIVPRLLKWDETKIDERVRELMPLVGMPYETYANRFPSELSGGQQQRIGVLRALAANPPVILMDEPFGALDPVTRDTLQDEVKSIQEKLGITIVFVTHDMDEAIKMADTIVFMEDGKIVQKATPEEMLRNPATKQVKQFMGKQMHENGSSFDLTCGDLMKPNVFKVFDRRPIMECLGLMRTRDLNSVVVVDEHKKYLGVAWIDELISKRDTYQRVSEVVEKSVPAFNQNEDAQQAIGEITENKRDYVIVINDDREVTGIITRGSIARSLTNVVWGGDGNE; encoded by the coding sequence ATGATCGAATACAGAAATGTTAAGAAAGTTTATAACGATAAAGTCGTTATTGAAAACTTAAATCTAACAATAAAACAAGGGGAATTTGTATGCCTTATCGGACCATCAGGCTGTGGTAAAACAACAACATTAAAGATGTTGAATCGGATTATCAAACATGATGGTGGAGAAATATACATTAATGGCCAAAAGATTGATGAGATGAACGTGATTGATTTACGTCGTAATATTGGTTACGTAATCCAACAAATTGGTCTTTTTCCCAATATGACACTCGCTGATAATATTGCGATTGTTCCTAGGCTTTTAAAGTGGGATGAAACGAAGATTGATGAACGGGTAAGGGAATTGATGCCTTTAGTCGGTATGCCTTATGAGACATATGCGAATCGCTTCCCATCTGAACTAAGTGGTGGACAACAACAACGTATCGGGGTTTTGCGAGCACTTGCAGCAAACCCACCAGTGATTCTTATGGATGAACCTTTTGGTGCTTTAGATCCTGTAACACGAGATACGTTACAAGATGAAGTTAAGTCTATTCAAGAAAAACTAGGGATTACCATTGTATTTGTTACACATGATATGGATGAAGCAATTAAGATGGCCGATACTATTGTATTTATGGAAGATGGTAAAATTGTTCAGAAAGCAACACCTGAAGAAATGTTACGAAATCCTGCTACCAAGCAAGTTAAACAATTTATGGGGAAACAAATGCATGAGAATGGATCATCATTTGACTTAACTTGTGGTGATTTAATGAAACCAAATGTATTTAAGGTTTTTGATCGAAGACCTATTATGGAATGTTTAGGTTTAATGCGTACACGTGATTTAAACAGTGTTGTTGTTGTGGATGAACATAAAAAATATTTAGGTGTTGCATGGATTGATGAACTTATTTCAAAACGTGATACGTATCAACGTGTATCGGAAGTGGTTGAAAAAAGTGTTCCTGCATTCAATCAGAATGAGGATGCTCAACAAGCAATTGGAGAAATTACAGAAAACAAACGTGATTATGTCATCGTGATTAATGATGATCGTGAAGTAACTGGAATTATTACTCGTGGTTCGATTGCCCGAAGTCTTACTAATGTTGTTTGGGGTGGTGATGGTAATGAGTAG
- a CDS encoding aminopeptidase P N-terminal domain-containing protein, translating to MKKQTYINIREKVMNELPEKTVTFLFSGCGVRRSADAEYPFSANRNFYYVTGIEEPEAVVVFEKETNHEILFLREINPDMEKWVGYFMTKEEAQAISGIEDVRYFNEFDAYVTSVLDSGLSIGVDMDHDTIGDVEHSSGLVFADAVGEENVVDVFECLVRCRQIKHPEEVEAIRNAIDVTDHAIKAMVEEMKPGANENDMAARFLYEGNKAHGDLMFDTICASGKNATVLHYISNNQPLNDGDLVLLDLGIRVNGYGADISRTFPINGTFTPRQKEVYQEVLNTFHIINESVKPGISIMELNEISKETLGQSCIKLGLIDNVEEVGRYYYHSIGHSLGLDTHDVWLDRGQPLVPGNVITNEPGLYIAEEGIGIRIETDLLVTENGCEDLAPQIMREVSEIEAYFVK from the coding sequence ATGAAAAAACAAACTTATATCAATATTCGTGAAAAGGTGATGAATGAATTGCCTGAAAAGACAGTTACGTTTTTATTCAGCGGATGCGGCGTTCGTCGTTCAGCGGATGCAGAATACCCTTTCTCAGCGAATCGAAACTTTTATTATGTAACAGGCATTGAAGAACCGGAAGCTGTTGTTGTTTTTGAAAAAGAAACCAATCATGAAATCTTATTTTTACGAGAAATAAATCCAGATATGGAAAAATGGGTTGGATATTTCATGACTAAAGAAGAAGCACAAGCGATTTCAGGTATTGAAGATGTTCGTTACTTTAACGAATTTGATGCATATGTAACTTCTGTGTTGGATTCAGGACTTTCAATCGGTGTTGATATGGATCACGATACCATTGGCGATGTTGAACACTCATCAGGACTTGTCTTTGCGGATGCAGTTGGCGAAGAGAATGTTGTCGATGTATTTGAATGTCTTGTACGTTGTCGTCAAATTAAGCATCCTGAAGAAGTTGAAGCAATTCGCAATGCAATCGATGTAACAGATCATGCAATCAAAGCGATGGTGGAAGAAATGAAACCAGGTGCGAATGAAAATGATATGGCTGCACGTTTCTTGTATGAAGGCAATAAGGCGCACGGTGATTTAATGTTTGACACAATTTGTGCAAGTGGTAAGAATGCGACAGTCCTCCATTACATCTCAAACAATCAACCGTTAAATGACGGTGACCTTGTATTATTAGACTTAGGAATTCGTGTAAACGGTTATGGTGCCGATATTTCTCGTACGTTTCCAATTAATGGAACGTTTACACCACGCCAAAAAGAAGTTTACCAAGAAGTCTTGAATACTTTCCACATCATCAATGAATCCGTGAAGCCAGGTATTTCGATAATGGAATTGAATGAAATCTCAAAAGAGACTTTAGGTCAATCATGTATAAAACTCGGACTTATTGATAACGTTGAGGAAGTAGGTCGTTACTACTACCATAGTATTGGACATTCACTCGGTTTGGACACACATGACGTTTGGCTTGATCGTGGGCAACCGCTTGTTCCAGGAAACGTTATTACTAACGAGCCGGGGCTTTATATTGCGGAAGAAGGAATCGGAATTCGCATTGAAACAGACCTTCTCGTAACCGAAAATGGGTGCGAAGATTTAGCCCCACAAATCATGCGAGAAGTAAGTGAAATCGAAGCGTATTTTGTGAAGTAA
- a CDS encoding CTP synthase — protein sequence MATKYIFVTGGVVSGIGKGIIASSIGRLLKNRGMKVFMQKFDPYINVDPGTMSPYQHGEVFVTKDGAETDLDLGHYERFIDEELTRNASITTGRVYSSVINKERKGAYLGATVQVIPHITDEIKNKIYDAGKESGADVVITEIGGTVGDIESLPFLEAVRQVHAENKTEDVVFVHTTLIPKVPASNEFKTKPTQHSFKELMSHGIKANIIVTRCDEPLTQDMKNKIALFCDVNDNAIIESRNVENLYELPLSFQAQGLDNYILHKFGLGDLPAADMTEWSAMIDSAKNLQHKVKIGLVGKYVQLHDAYLSVSEALLHAGYACSSEIEIEWIDSAEITAENVTETLKGLDGILVPGGFGLRGVEGKILAAQYARENNVPYFGICLGMQVAMIEFGRNVCALEGAHSTELVPETNYPVIDLMEDQLQHTDLGGTLRLGNYPCQLDHEGKAYGLYNNEDVIFERHRHRYEFNNKYREQFENAGVRFSGLSPDGQLVEIIELKDHDYFVACQYHPEFKSRPNRSHPLFYGFVNASLQFAKKRVE from the coding sequence ATGGCAACAAAGTATATATTCGTAACCGGAGGTGTTGTATCCGGAATTGGTAAAGGAATTATCGCTTCATCGATTGGGCGATTGCTCAAAAATCGTGGCATGAAAGTGTTCATGCAAAAGTTTGATCCATACATTAACGTAGACCCAGGAACAATGTCACCATACCAACATGGTGAGGTTTTCGTAACTAAAGATGGTGCCGAAACAGACTTAGACTTAGGTCACTATGAACGCTTCATTGATGAAGAGTTAACGAGAAATGCCAGCATTACTACAGGTCGTGTCTACTCAAGTGTTATTAATAAGGAACGTAAAGGTGCCTATTTAGGGGCAACAGTTCAAGTTATTCCACATATCACGGATGAAATTAAAAATAAAATCTATGATGCGGGAAAAGAATCGGGAGCCGATGTTGTTATCACTGAAATTGGTGGTACAGTAGGGGACATTGAATCACTTCCATTTTTAGAAGCGGTACGTCAAGTCCATGCGGAAAATAAAACTGAGGATGTTGTGTTTGTTCATACAACACTGATTCCTAAAGTTCCTGCAAGTAACGAATTCAAAACAAAACCAACTCAACATAGTTTTAAAGAACTCATGTCACACGGTATTAAAGCAAATATTATTGTTACGCGTTGTGATGAGCCTTTAACTCAAGATATGAAGAATAAGATTGCGCTTTTCTGTGATGTTAATGACAATGCGATTATTGAATCACGAAATGTGGAAAACTTATATGAACTTCCACTTTCATTCCAAGCGCAAGGACTTGATAATTATATTCTTCATAAATTTGGATTAGGTGATTTACCTGCAGCGGATATGACGGAATGGTCTGCAATGATTGACAGTGCAAAAAACCTACAACATAAAGTTAAAATTGGTCTTGTTGGGAAGTACGTTCAACTTCATGATGCTTATTTATCTGTAAGTGAAGCACTTTTACATGCGGGTTATGCATGCAGTAGTGAGATTGAAATTGAATGGATTGACTCAGCTGAGATTACAGCCGAGAATGTTACAGAAACACTTAAAGGGTTAGATGGTATTCTTGTACCTGGAGGATTTGGATTACGTGGTGTGGAAGGTAAAATCTTAGCCGCACAATATGCACGAGAAAATAATGTTCCTTACTTCGGAATTTGTTTAGGAATGCAAGTAGCGATGATTGAGTTCGGGCGTAATGTATGCGCATTAGAAGGTGCACATTCAACAGAACTTGTACCCGAAACAAATTATCCTGTAATTGATCTTATGGAAGATCAATTACAACATACAGATCTTGGTGGCACATTACGTTTAGGTAATTATCCATGTCAACTTGATCACGAAGGTAAAGCATACGGACTTTATAACAATGAAGATGTAATTTTTGAACGTCATCGTCATCGTTATGAATTTAATAATAAATATCGTGAGCAATTTGAGAATGCGGGAGTACGCTTTAGTGGTTTAAGTCCTGATGGACAATTAGTGGAAATTATTGAGCTTAAAGACCATGATTATTTCGTGGCATGTCAATATCATCCAGAGTTTAAGTCAAGACCAAACCGTTCACATCCATTATTCTATGGATTTGTGAATGCGTCTTTGCAATTTGCGAAAAAAAGAGTAGAATAG
- a CDS encoding formate/nitrite transporter family protein, which yields MYSLDETVERVSDLGVMKVHKTTKQRCILGFIAGAMISLGYLAYIKIVATVDGGLGNVLGASVFPIGLIVILLAGGELITGNMTVVGTSYANQKVTLKELSINWLVITLANLVGAVFVALILGRGELSHYTETVNRLAMGKASYSPMATFISGIGCNWFVGLAVWLNVAIKDGAGKIMGIWFPVMVFVLLGFQHSVANMFLLTAGMQNGVIQFSEFASNIFFSYLGNIIGGAVLVGYLYTHASHAKNHIS from the coding sequence ATGTATTCATTAGATGAAACTGTAGAACGTGTATCTGATTTAGGGGTTATGAAGGTACATAAAACAACGAAGCAACGTTGTATTTTAGGGTTTATTGCAGGGGCAATGATTTCTCTAGGCTATCTCGCATATATTAAAATCGTAGCTACCGTCGATGGTGGACTTGGTAATGTTTTGGGTGCCAGTGTATTTCCAATTGGTTTAATTGTGATTTTGCTTGCCGGTGGTGAGTTAATTACAGGAAATATGACTGTAGTGGGTACTTCTTATGCAAATCAGAAAGTTACGTTAAAAGAGCTTTCAATCAACTGGCTTGTCATTACACTTGCGAACTTAGTAGGTGCAGTTTTTGTAGCACTCATTTTAGGTCGTGGCGAATTAAGTCACTATACAGAAACAGTGAACCGTTTAGCAATGGGGAAGGCATCGTATTCACCGATGGCAACGTTTATTTCAGGGATTGGTTGTAATTGGTTTGTAGGTTTAGCGGTGTGGCTTAATGTGGCAATCAAAGATGGTGCAGGAAAGATTATGGGGATTTGGTTCCCAGTGATGGTTTTTGTATTACTTGGCTTCCAACATAGTGTTGCGAACATGTTTTTATTAACAGCAGGTATGCAAAATGGGGTGATTCAATTTTCTGAATTTGCATCAAACATTTTCTTTTCTTATCTGGGTAATATAATTGGTGGTGCGGTATTGGTAGGTTATCTTTATACGCATGCATCCCATGCAAAGAATCACATTTCGTGA
- the gltX gene encoding glutamate--tRNA ligase yields the protein MKKVRVRYAPSPTGFLHIGNARTALFDYLVAKHHGGDFVLRIEDTDIERNVEGGEESQLYFLNWLGIVPDESPDKPKPEYAPYRQMERLDIYNEYVEKLLASGDAYKCYCTTEELDEDYKRQVAAGHQSTRYSRTCLHLDDETKQRYETEGRPYSVRLRVPTDVTYTFNDMVRGEISFESKDIGDWVIVKSNGIPTYNFAVVIDDHLMEISHVFRGEEHISNTPKQMMLYEMFGWDIPLFGHMTLIVNENGKKLSKRDNSVMQYISQYKDQGYLPEAMFNFMALLGWSPKGEKELFTHEELIAEFSEDRLSKAPSMFDVTKLTWMNHQYLKEKEDGEWLSFVRPFAEAAHDLTNKDEAWIEKCLLLFKEQLQYGAEIGSLIEPYFVEPELTDSEKEVLEWETTPVVAQAFLNNLPESWDVDSLKEAFNAAKTESGLKGKPLFMGLRVSATHQTHGPDLMSALYLLGRDVVEKRLNEYINKI from the coding sequence ATGAAAAAAGTTAGAGTAAGATATGCACCAAGTCCAACAGGATTTCTTCATATCGGTAACGCACGTACAGCGTTATTTGATTATTTAGTGGCAAAACACCATGGTGGTGATTTTGTACTACGTATTGAGGATACAGACATTGAACGTAATGTTGAGGGCGGTGAGGAATCACAACTTTATTTCTTAAATTGGTTAGGGATTGTACCTGATGAATCTCCAGACAAGCCAAAACCAGAATATGCTCCATACCGTCAAATGGAACGTTTAGATATTTATAATGAATATGTAGAAAAATTATTAGCAAGTGGCGATGCTTATAAGTGTTACTGTACAACTGAAGAACTTGATGAAGATTACAAACGTCAAGTTGCGGCTGGACACCAATCAACTCGTTACAGTCGCACATGTCTTCACCTTGATGATGAAACGAAACAACGTTATGAAACAGAAGGCCGTCCTTACTCTGTAAGATTACGAGTACCAACGGATGTGACCTATACGTTTAATGATATGGTTCGTGGAGAAATTTCATTTGAATCAAAAGATATTGGTGACTGGGTTATTGTGAAGTCAAACGGTATTCCTACCTATAACTTTGCAGTTGTAATTGATGACCACTTGATGGAAATCTCACACGTTTTCCGTGGGGAAGAACATATTTCAAATACACCAAAACAAATGATGCTTTATGAAATGTTTGGATGGGATATTCCTTTATTCGGTCATATGACATTAATTGTAAATGAAAATGGTAAGAAGTTATCAAAACGCGATAACTCAGTCATGCAATACATCAGTCAATATAAAGATCAAGGATATCTTCCTGAAGCTATGTTTAACTTTATGGCGCTGCTTGGTTGGTCTCCAAAGGGTGAAAAGGAACTCTTTACACATGAAGAACTGATTGCTGAATTTAGTGAAGATCGTTTATCTAAAGCACCATCAATGTTTGATGTTACAAAACTTACATGGATGAATCATCAATACTTAAAAGAAAAAGAAGACGGTGAATGGTTAAGCTTCGTGAGACCCTTTGCGGAAGCAGCACATGATCTTACAAACAAAGATGAAGCATGGATTGAAAAGTGCTTACTTCTCTTTAAAGAGCAATTGCAATATGGTGCAGAAATTGGTTCATTAATCGAACCCTACTTTGTTGAACCAGAATTAACCGATTCAGAAAAAGAAGTTTTAGAATGGGAAACAACACCCGTGGTTGCACAAGCATTCTTGAATAACTTACCAGAATCATGGGATGTGGATTCACTGAAAGAAGCATTTAATGCTGCGAAAACTGAATCTGGACTTAAGGGAAAACCGTTATTTATGGGATTACGTGTTAGTGCAACACATCAAACACATGGACCTGATTTAATGAGTGCGTTATATCTTTTAGGTCGCGACGTTGTTGAAAAACGTTTAAATGAATATATCAATAAAATTTAA
- the rpoE gene encoding DNA-directed RNA polymerase subunit delta, translating into MSSKSLSDIAYEKLKRKRKEIVFSKLWKEVAEEVNFSEEISKRKVASFYNAMMMDSRFISLEGNKWDLRERHTLESLQIDPDLLDTYDDYDEDFEEFEIVPSIEEE; encoded by the coding sequence ATGTCATCAAAATCATTAAGTGATATTGCATATGAAAAATTAAAGAGAAAACGTAAAGAAATTGTATTTAGTAAATTGTGGAAAGAAGTCGCTGAAGAAGTAAATTTCTCAGAAGAAATTTCAAAAAGAAAAGTGGCATCATTCTATAATGCAATGATGATGGATTCACGATTTATCTCATTAGAAGGAAATAAATGGGATTTACGCGAGCGTCATACTTTAGAAAGTTTACAAATTGACCCTGATTTATTAGATACTTATGACGATTATGACGAAGATTTCGAAGAATTTGAGATTGTTCCGAGCATTGAGGAAGAATAA
- a CDS encoding ABC transporter permease has product MTVNMVLEHLFLVLVSAFFLLILGLIIGMIAYVYPKFKKPILLLVDILQTIPTLAMLGILMAFFGPTKKTVIIGLVLYSLLPVVLNTVTGLESVDPGIREAAQGMGMTKIQRLFKVELPIAFPFIFSGMRIAVVTSVGVAVFGSLVGGGGLGSILYRGVRTQNMKLIGYGTLALIVISLVIDTAMGQYEKHLKLKQGGKTI; this is encoded by the coding sequence ATGACCGTTAATATGGTATTAGAACATCTATTTCTTGTTTTAGTTTCTGCGTTTTTCCTACTTATCTTAGGTCTTATTATTGGAATGATTGCTTATGTATATCCAAAATTTAAGAAACCTATTTTGTTACTCGTAGATATTCTTCAAACAATACCAACGCTTGCAATGCTTGGGATTTTGATGGCATTTTTTGGACCTACAAAGAAAACCGTAATTATTGGTTTAGTGCTTTATTCCTTACTTCCCGTTGTTTTGAATACGGTAACAGGATTGGAAAGTGTTGATCCTGGAATTCGAGAAGCAGCACAAGGTATGGGAATGACAAAAATCCAAAGACTTTTTAAAGTAGAATTACCGATTGCATTTCCATTTATTTTCTCAGGGATGCGTATTGCGGTCGTCACATCAGTCGGTGTTGCCGTCTTTGGCTCACTTGTTGGGGGTGGTGGTTTGGGATCCATTCTCTATCGGGGTGTTCGAACTCAAAATATGAAATTAATCGGATATGGAACGCTTGCTTTAATTGTAATATCGCTTGTAATCGATACGGCAATGGGACAATATGAAAAACATCTTAAACTAAAACAAGGAGGTAAAACAATATGA